A single window of Rhizobium indicum DNA harbors:
- a CDS encoding TIGR02117 family protein produces MRTGIRWLLRIVFLLVLSAACGTFIPRPLIAPVKASSTVVTHRILLLSGTIHTDIAIPLDAETRAAFSFLDDTDFPLGHPNAEWLIIGWGGRAFYLETPTWAELKPLPVLRALTIDRSVLHVDLAGPITEPQSSVTAFDVSEDQLAQLRAFISDSFVRDAGAVVLIPDAGYGEIDRFFEARGYFNALFGCNTWSAAALRSAGLRTGLWSPIPQALRLSVSVYN; encoded by the coding sequence ATGAGGACAGGCATCCGCTGGTTGTTGCGGATCGTATTTCTGCTCGTGCTTTCGGCGGCCTGCGGAACCTTCATTCCCCGGCCGCTGATTGCGCCGGTCAAGGCGTCGTCTACCGTAGTGACGCATCGGATTCTGCTGCTGTCGGGCACGATCCATACCGATATTGCCATTCCGCTCGACGCGGAAACGCGGGCTGCCTTTTCCTTCCTCGACGATACCGATTTTCCGCTCGGCCATCCGAACGCGGAGTGGCTCATTATCGGCTGGGGCGGTCGTGCCTTCTATCTGGAAACGCCCACATGGGCGGAGCTGAAGCCGCTGCCGGTGTTGCGCGCTCTGACGATCGACCGTTCGGTGCTGCACGTGGACCTTGCCGGTCCTATCACCGAGCCGCAGTCCAGCGTTACAGCATTCGATGTCAGTGAGGATCAATTGGCGCAGCTGCGCGCTTTTATCTCGGACAGCTTCGTCCGTGACGCTGGCGCGGTGGTGCTGATTCCAGATGCGGGTTACGGCGAGATCGACCGTTTCTTCGAGGCCAGGGGATACTTCAACGCTCTCTTCGGCTGCAACACCTGGAGCGCCGCCGCCCTGCGCTCGGCTGGGCTTCGAACCGGCTTATGGAGCCCGATTCCACAAGCATTGCGATTGTCCGTTTCTGTCTACAATTAA
- a CDS encoding urease accessory protein UreF: protein MTRDRELQALLRLMAWLSPAFPIGGFAYSGGLERAVADGLVTDAASLAAWIGTLIGNGSAWNDAVLLAESHRQQAEPACLAEVAALAEVLAGSRERHQETMLLGEAFLAAARAWPDGVFERLPDRVAYPIAVGAVTGAHGIGPEKALAAFLHAYVSQAVSSGIRLGVAGQRDGVAVLAGLEDRIAEVARRAAASTLDDLGSASVQADIATLRHETQATRLFRS from the coding sequence ATGACCAGGGATCGCGAGCTGCAGGCATTGCTGCGCCTGATGGCATGGCTGTCACCAGCCTTTCCAATCGGCGGCTTTGCCTATTCGGGCGGGCTGGAGCGGGCGGTTGCCGACGGGCTCGTTACGGATGCGGCCTCGCTTGCGGCCTGGATCGGCACGCTGATCGGCAATGGTTCGGCCTGGAACGATGCGGTGCTTCTGGCCGAAAGCCACAGGCAACAGGCAGAACCCGCATGCCTTGCCGAAGTCGCTGCACTCGCCGAGGTGCTGGCCGGATCACGCGAGCGGCATCAGGAAACGATGTTGCTCGGCGAGGCTTTCCTCGCAGCCGCGCGGGCCTGGCCGGACGGGGTGTTCGAGCGGCTGCCTGACAGGGTCGCGTATCCCATTGCGGTCGGAGCAGTGACGGGCGCCCATGGCATAGGGCCCGAGAAGGCGCTCGCCGCCTTCCTGCATGCCTATGTCTCACAAGCGGTTTCATCAGGCATCCGCCTCGGTGTCGCCGGGCAAAGGGATGGAGTCGCCGTTCTTGCCGGTCTGGAAGACCGTATCGCGGAGGTTGCCCGGCGGGCGGCAGCCTCGACGCTTGACGATCTGGGCTCGGCGTCGGTGCAGGCCGATATTGCCACCCTGCGCCACGAGACGCAGGCGACGCGGCTGTTCCGCTCGTGA
- the ureE gene encoding urease accessory protein UreE — MQRVTSYLPAGTPSSHPIAQVKLPHDLRHLRRKLLHLENGEMVMLDLKDPVLFANGDLLVRDDGELIEILAANEKLFEVRGRDRAHLVELAWHLGNRHLAAQIEEDRIVILRDHVIRTMLQGLGAVVLEIDEPFQPARGAYHSQGGHSHGHDHDHNHDHGHDHNHGHDHDHEHGYEHEHEHRHDRGHDHDHKHD, encoded by the coding sequence ATGCAGCGCGTCACTTCCTATCTTCCCGCCGGAACCCCTTCCTCCCACCCGATCGCCCAGGTCAAGCTGCCGCATGATCTGCGCCATCTGCGCCGCAAGCTGCTGCATCTGGAAAATGGCGAGATGGTCATGCTCGATCTCAAGGATCCGGTGCTTTTCGCCAATGGCGACCTTTTGGTGCGCGACGACGGCGAACTGATCGAGATCCTCGCCGCCAACGAGAAGCTCTTCGAGGTTCGCGGACGCGACCGCGCGCATCTGGTAGAGCTCGCCTGGCATCTCGGCAACCGGCATCTTGCCGCACAGATCGAGGAAGACCGAATCGTCATCCTCCGCGACCATGTCATCCGCACCATGCTGCAGGGCCTCGGCGCCGTCGTCCTCGAGATCGACGAGCCGTTCCAGCCGGCGCGCGGCGCCTATCATTCCCAAGGTGGGCATTCGCATGGGCATGATCACGATCACAATCATGACCACGGGCATGATCATAATCACGGCCATGACCATGATCACGAACATGGCTACGAGCATGAGCATGAGCACCGCCATGATCGCGGTCATGATCATGACCACAAGCACGACTGA
- a CDS encoding Crp/Fnr family transcriptional regulator, whose product MNRTLTFNGHEAAVLAKAAFMAWLDHNEAQALRACGTVLLCDPHDVLFEEGDQATYFYCVLSGYVRLYRRNGDGRQADIRICEPGDGFAECLIHADETYRTGAQAMDHAVLACFHIPKVRLLLEERPRIGKAIMRSLSLHLISTMECLASDRMQTAPQRVAHYLLTHCVENGATASLRLPFPKNLLARKLGLAPEALSRAFSTLKTRGVTVRGRVIAISDIKVLRQI is encoded by the coding sequence ATGAACAGAACGCTGACATTCAACGGCCATGAGGCCGCTGTGCTCGCCAAGGCCGCCTTCATGGCCTGGCTCGACCACAACGAGGCCCAAGCCCTGCGCGCCTGCGGCACCGTTCTCCTCTGCGACCCGCACGACGTTCTCTTCGAGGAGGGCGATCAGGCCACCTATTTCTATTGCGTGCTCAGCGGTTACGTCAGGCTCTATCGTCGCAACGGCGACGGCAGGCAGGCTGATATCCGCATCTGCGAGCCCGGTGACGGCTTCGCCGAATGCCTGATCCACGCCGACGAAACCTATCGCACCGGCGCTCAGGCGATGGATCATGCCGTGCTGGCATGCTTCCACATTCCCAAGGTTCGTCTGTTGCTCGAGGAACGGCCGCGGATCGGCAAGGCGATCATGCGCAGCCTGTCACTGCATCTGATCTCGACGATGGAATGCCTGGCAAGCGACCGCATGCAGACGGCGCCGCAGCGCGTGGCGCACTATCTGCTGACCCATTGCGTTGAGAACGGCGCGACCGCTTCGCTGCGGCTACCCTTTCCGAAAAATCTGCTCGCCCGGAAGCTCGGTCTCGCGCCGGAGGCGCTTTCGCGCGCCTTCTCGACGCTGAAGACGAGAGGTGTCACGGTGCGTGGCCGGGTGATCGCCATCAGCGACATCAAAGTGCTGCGGCAGATCTGA
- a CDS encoding GGDEF domain-containing protein, translated as MRNWISLQADFGDLQYRKNVYVFALKMAFLAVILSGVIIALTMPSLDLLGLLPVTLAHAIGFSAIFSWLIGGTVSGMLSLFAGFAMRDLALSRAEFEKLSRTDTLSGLLNRRAFTEALENADGNASLVIFDVDRFKTINDRFGHGCGDAVIIAVSAMLTSAFDEMSVVARLGGEEFGVIVSGEPLEARMERIESVRARIAGGAIRAEGHDIRITVSGGVADLVAERNKQAVYASADRALYLAKALGRNRVVHEREGLHHAWHGLVDNGVDGENRGPESDDVMQAYGI; from the coding sequence ATGAGAAACTGGATTTCGCTGCAGGCCGATTTCGGCGATCTTCAATACCGCAAGAACGTCTATGTCTTCGCCCTGAAGATGGCTTTTCTCGCCGTTATTCTCTCGGGAGTCATTATCGCATTGACGATGCCGTCGCTTGATCTTCTCGGGCTCCTGCCGGTGACGCTCGCCCATGCAATCGGCTTCAGCGCGATCTTTTCGTGGCTGATCGGCGGTACGGTTTCCGGCATGCTGTCGCTGTTTGCCGGCTTTGCCATGCGCGACCTCGCGCTCTCGCGGGCGGAGTTCGAAAAACTCAGCCGCACGGATACGCTTTCCGGACTGCTCAACCGGCGCGCTTTTACCGAGGCGCTTGAGAATGCCGATGGCAACGCGTCCCTGGTGATTTTTGACGTCGACCGTTTCAAGACGATCAATGACCGCTTCGGCCATGGGTGTGGCGATGCCGTTATCATTGCCGTTTCGGCCATGCTCACATCCGCCTTCGATGAGATGTCCGTCGTCGCACGGCTGGGTGGGGAGGAGTTCGGCGTCATCGTCTCCGGGGAGCCGCTGGAGGCGCGGATGGAGCGCATCGAAAGCGTCCGAGCCCGGATCGCCGGCGGCGCCATCAGGGCCGAGGGGCACGATATCCGCATCACCGTTTCCGGCGGCGTTGCCGATCTGGTCGCCGAGCGCAACAAGCAGGCGGTCTATGCCTCCGCCGACCGGGCGCTCTATCTCGCCAAGGCGCTCGGGCGCAATCGCGTCGTACACGAACGGGAAGGTCTGCATCACGCCTGGCACGGGCTCGTCGATAACGGCGTCGATGGCGAGAACAGAGGACCGGAGAGCGACGATGTGATGCAGGCTTACGGAATATAA
- the ureG gene encoding urease accessory protein UreG, whose product MKSRNGPLRVGIGGPVGSGKTALTEKLCKAMRDDYSVAVVTNDIYTTEDAEALVRMQALTSDRIVGVETGGCPHTAIREDATINLQAIAGLNQRIPDLDVVFIESGGDNLAATFSPDLADITIYVISVCQGEEIPRKGGPGITRSDLLVINKKDLAPYVGADLEVMDRDAARMRASRPFVFSDMKRGDGVSSIVSFLREQGGL is encoded by the coding sequence ATGAAATCAAGAAACGGACCTTTGCGTGTCGGCATCGGCGGGCCGGTCGGCTCGGGCAAGACGGCGCTGACCGAAAAGCTCTGCAAGGCGATGCGCGACGACTATTCCGTCGCCGTCGTCACCAACGATATCTACACGACGGAGGATGCCGAGGCGCTGGTGCGGATGCAGGCATTGACTTCGGACCGCATCGTCGGCGTTGAAACGGGTGGCTGCCCCCATACCGCCATCCGCGAGGATGCGACGATCAATTTGCAGGCGATCGCCGGCCTCAACCAGCGGATCCCCGATCTCGACGTCGTCTTCATCGAATCCGGCGGCGACAATCTGGCAGCGACCTTTTCGCCCGATCTTGCCGATATCACCATCTATGTCATCTCCGTCTGCCAGGGCGAGGAAATCCCGCGCAAGGGCGGCCCCGGCATCACCCGGTCTGACCTGCTCGTCATCAATAAGAAGGATCTGGCGCCCTATGTCGGCGCCGATCTCGAGGTGATGGACCGGGATGCGGCGCGCATGCGTGCGAGCCGCCCCTTCGTCTTCTCCGACATGAAGCGCGGCGACGGCGTCAGCTCGATCGTCAGCTTCCTCAGGGAGCAGGGCGGACTCTAG